Proteins co-encoded in one Microbacterium hydrocarbonoxydans genomic window:
- a CDS encoding DUF5684 domain-containing protein, protein MTAATETGLVTMLAIVGGLGLLIGIAVYVWYALALSRLFPRIGGEAWKGWVPILNEAEILARGGVPAWSVVFYFIPIVQLYGLYLKVVATHRINKRFGRGAGMTVLAILLPPVWATVLAWGAAPYPEGERLAALQPGPRRSTPPSATPARDASGYTIPSLAPQNPAPAEAPGLVFPDYAAPPRPPQPGAAVQPVAAAEPHPATPAAAPSAWGAPPQPPVAGAPVAPGAPAASFAPPTPMPPAQASPTPPQPFAPPQPFAPQPPAFSAPQPPAAPAPSADRAPAVPAPSAESADPGAPKPAALPHVSTDAPQFSGHAEFDAYTNEPVEAALIEPASVEPASVEPASVEPASIDAEAHPATGIMAAMGGEPATQQQPPASMTEPPAEQHAAPVAEQPARVVRPVPPSFRESDASAATPAAPSIRPAPMPAGAEVPAPVPPAVDAADGGVAAGLTDAGLAADVDKTVVTPRPTDDDLDATVVVARKRGVRRSLVLDDGRTFALSGASVVIGRNPMGDPGEQRLAISDTTRTLSKTHARLVVHDDEWRLTDLHATNGVVVVEENGTETLLDPGESVTGNGRFILGEVGMHVVAERDS, encoded by the coding sequence ATGACCGCCGCTACGGAGACCGGGCTCGTCACGATGCTCGCCATCGTCGGAGGCCTCGGCCTGCTCATCGGCATCGCCGTGTACGTCTGGTACGCCCTGGCCTTGTCGCGGCTGTTCCCGCGCATCGGCGGCGAGGCCTGGAAGGGCTGGGTTCCGATCCTCAACGAGGCCGAGATCCTCGCGCGCGGGGGAGTGCCGGCATGGTCGGTCGTGTTCTACTTCATCCCGATCGTGCAGCTGTACGGTCTGTATCTCAAAGTCGTCGCGACCCATCGCATCAACAAGCGCTTCGGTCGCGGAGCCGGCATGACGGTGCTGGCGATCCTGCTTCCGCCGGTCTGGGCGACCGTGCTCGCGTGGGGCGCCGCCCCGTACCCCGAGGGCGAACGTCTCGCCGCTCTGCAGCCCGGCCCTCGTCGCAGCACACCCCCGTCGGCGACACCGGCACGCGACGCTTCCGGCTACACGATCCCGTCGCTCGCACCGCAGAATCCGGCACCCGCCGAGGCCCCAGGTCTGGTCTTCCCCGACTATGCCGCGCCGCCGCGCCCTCCTCAGCCGGGTGCCGCGGTGCAGCCCGTGGCGGCAGCCGAGCCGCACCCGGCGACGCCCGCCGCCGCACCGTCTGCGTGGGGTGCTCCGCCGCAGCCGCCTGTCGCAGGTGCGCCTGTCGCACCCGGCGCCCCCGCGGCGTCGTTCGCCCCGCCGACGCCGATGCCTCCGGCGCAGGCGTCTCCGACCCCGCCGCAGCCCTTCGCGCCGCCCCAGCCGTTCGCGCCGCAGCCGCCGGCGTTCAGCGCACCGCAGCCGCCCGCCGCGCCCGCACCATCGGCCGATCGCGCGCCCGCGGTGCCCGCGCCGTCGGCCGAGTCCGCGGATCCGGGTGCACCGAAGCCTGCGGCGCTGCCGCACGTCTCGACCGATGCGCCGCAGTTCAGCGGGCATGCCGAGTTCGACGCCTACACGAACGAGCCTGTCGAGGCTGCGCTCATCGAGCCTGCGTCGGTCGAGCCTGCGTCGGTCGAGCCTGCGTCGGTCGAGCCTGCGTCGATCGATGCTGAGGCGCACCCCGCGACGGGAATCATGGCCGCGATGGGCGGCGAGCCCGCCACGCAGCAGCAGCCGCCCGCGTCGATGACGGAGCCTCCCGCAGAGCAGCACGCCGCGCCTGTCGCAGAGCAGCCGGCGCGGGTCGTTCGTCCCGTCCCTCCGTCGTTCCGAGAGTCCGACGCGTCTGCAGCGACCCCCGCGGCGCCGAGCATCCGTCCTGCACCGATGCCGGCCGGAGCAGAGGTTCCCGCGCCCGTCCCGCCTGCCGTCGACGCCGCCGACGGGGGTGTCGCGGCCGGGCTCACCGACGCCGGGCTCGCCGCCGACGTCGACAAGACGGTCGTGACCCCGCGCCCGACGGACGATGACCTCGACGCGACCGTCGTGGTGGCCCGCAAGCGAGGAGTCCGACGATCGCTCGTGCTCGACGACGGGCGCACCTTCGCCCTGTCGGGAGCGAGCGTCGTGATCGGCCGCAACCCGATGGGTGATCCGGGCGAGCAGCGACTGGCGATCTCCGACACCACTCGCACACTGTCGAAGACCCACGCACGACTCGTCGTGCACGACGATGAGTGGCGACTGACCGACCTTCACGCCACGAACGGCGTCGTCGTGGTCGAGGAGAACGGAACCGAGACGCTGCTCGATCCCGGCGAGAGCGTCACGGGCAACGGCCGCTTCATCCTCGGCGAGGTCGGGATGCACGTGGTGGCGGAGCGCGATTCGTGA
- a CDS encoding protein phosphatase 2C domain-containing protein, producing the protein MTVSSVVLNVAALSDTGLTRAANEDSMLAASPVFLVADGMGGHEAGDRASAAVVAAFEPLIGAAVQIDDVREALSRAAEVVEGIAAEHKRGAGSTVSGVALLEHEGAPHWLLFNVGDSRVYRLHGSELTQLTIDHSLGQELVDAGELRPEDLATFGQRNVITRAIGGPDSTADSWLLPVIDGERLLLCSDGLSGEVSDEGIRATLTMNGRPETAAAALIRRALQSGGRDNVSVVVIDVVSGGARTRPADEGAAGHAAAAALTDSMLEGTTIPVRAR; encoded by the coding sequence GTGACCGTCTCCTCCGTCGTCCTCAATGTCGCGGCGCTCTCCGACACCGGTCTCACGCGCGCCGCGAACGAGGACTCCATGCTCGCCGCCTCGCCGGTCTTCCTCGTCGCCGACGGGATGGGCGGACATGAAGCAGGCGACCGCGCGAGCGCTGCCGTGGTCGCGGCGTTCGAGCCGCTGATCGGCGCGGCGGTGCAGATCGACGACGTCAGAGAGGCGCTGAGCCGAGCTGCCGAGGTCGTCGAGGGCATCGCCGCCGAGCACAAGCGCGGCGCGGGCAGCACGGTGTCGGGGGTGGCTCTTCTCGAGCATGAGGGCGCGCCGCACTGGCTCCTCTTCAATGTCGGCGACTCGCGCGTCTATCGCCTTCACGGCAGCGAACTCACACAGCTCACGATCGATCATTCCCTCGGGCAGGAGCTCGTGGATGCAGGCGAACTGCGCCCCGAGGACCTTGCGACCTTCGGGCAGCGCAACGTGATCACCCGAGCGATCGGCGGCCCGGACAGCACGGCAGACAGCTGGCTGCTGCCGGTGATCGACGGTGAGCGGCTGCTGCTGTGCTCCGACGGCCTCAGCGGCGAGGTCAGCGATGAGGGGATCCGTGCCACGCTCACGATGAACGGCCGCCCCGAGACGGCCGCGGCGGCGCTCATCCGTCGTGCGCTGCAGTCCGGCGGCCGTGACAACGTCTCCGTGGTGGTGATCGACGTGGTGTCCGGCGGCGCCCGCACTCGGCCCGCCGACGAGGGCGCGGCGGGGCACGCGGCGGCCGCCGCCCTGACCGACTCGATGCTCGAGGGCACGACGATTCCGGTTCGGGCGAGATGA
- a CDS encoding S8 family serine peptidase codes for MRRRLSAVAALVLGATVFGAAAPSAAAQASTASVSPGSAAPTSLVRTATAGDACTPGTVVFSPETPSALVALGAEDANRLATGKGVVVAIVDSGVDAGNPHLAGTIIGGVDLVGDGERSDGLSDTTGHGTAIAGQIAAQPLPDSGVVGLAPDAKLLSVRVFRSDSKQDVDKGFGPTSERLADGIHWAADNGADIINVSMSQTTDSAVLRAAVEHAAAVGALVVASAGNRLSDQDAADAARYPAAYEQALGVSAADARGLATDSSIHGPQVDVTAPGSNVLTAFPGGGDCVFASDAPASSFATGYASAAAALVAEAHPEDPPAGWAYRLTATALRADADNRDDVNGWGLIQPTAAIELLPDETTRGPVSPFFDTVESQARPPAAAVNPDHGASPFLLTRDAALITAIGGASLLGVLGILIVLRRRRQDPAADQVELDREGGLLNRADSNDAATRVL; via the coding sequence ATGCGCCGTCGACTGTCCGCCGTCGCCGCTCTCGTGCTGGGTGCTACCGTCTTCGGCGCCGCAGCCCCCTCGGCAGCGGCGCAGGCATCGACGGCATCCGTGTCTCCCGGGAGCGCCGCGCCGACATCCCTCGTGCGCACGGCCACCGCCGGAGACGCCTGCACTCCCGGCACGGTGGTCTTCTCTCCTGAGACCCCGTCGGCGCTCGTGGCGCTCGGGGCCGAAGACGCCAACCGGCTCGCCACGGGCAAGGGCGTCGTCGTCGCGATCGTCGACTCCGGCGTCGATGCGGGCAACCCGCATCTCGCCGGCACCATCATCGGCGGCGTCGATCTGGTGGGTGACGGCGAGCGCAGCGACGGCCTGAGCGACACGACCGGCCACGGCACTGCCATCGCCGGTCAGATCGCCGCGCAGCCGCTTCCCGACTCCGGGGTGGTGGGCCTCGCCCCCGACGCGAAGCTGCTGTCGGTGCGGGTGTTCCGCAGCGACAGCAAGCAAGACGTCGACAAGGGGTTCGGCCCGACGTCCGAGCGACTCGCAGACGGCATCCACTGGGCGGCCGACAACGGTGCCGACATCATCAACGTGTCGATGTCTCAGACGACCGACTCCGCGGTGCTGCGGGCAGCCGTCGAGCACGCCGCGGCCGTCGGAGCGCTCGTGGTCGCGAGCGCGGGCAACCGCCTGTCCGACCAGGATGCAGCGGATGCCGCGCGTTATCCGGCCGCCTACGAACAGGCGCTCGGGGTCAGCGCCGCCGACGCGAGAGGGCTCGCGACCGACTCGTCGATCCACGGCCCGCAGGTCGATGTGACGGCGCCGGGCAGCAACGTGCTGACGGCCTTCCCCGGCGGCGGTGATTGCGTGTTCGCCAGCGACGCACCGGCCTCGAGCTTCGCGACGGGGTATGCGAGCGCCGCAGCGGCCCTGGTCGCCGAAGCCCACCCCGAGGATCCCCCCGCCGGATGGGCCTATCGCCTCACCGCCACGGCCCTGCGCGCCGATGCCGACAACCGCGACGATGTGAACGGCTGGGGTCTCATCCAGCCGACGGCCGCGATCGAGCTGCTGCCCGACGAGACGACCCGCGGCCCCGTCAGCCCCTTCTTCGATACGGTCGAGAGCCAGGCACGGCCCCCCGCAGCGGCTGTGAACCCCGACCACGGGGCCTCTCCGTTCCTGCTCACGCGCGATGCGGCGCTGATCACCGCGATCGGCGGAGCGAGCCTTCTCGGAGTCCTGGGCATATTGATCGTCCTGCGCCGTCGACGGCAGGATCCCGCGGCCGATCAGGTCGAGCTCGACCGCGAGGGCGGACTGCTGAACCGGGCGGACTCGAACGACGCGGCGACGCGGGTGCTCTGA
- the eccB gene encoding type VII secretion protein EccB encodes MATKKDLIEAQGFSRRRLLSAFTGGAPGGKELDPAKPLRAVVAGVALTVGVILVGVFWGIMQPGLPGDWQNNRLIVATDTGSRYVSVEGTLYPVINTASARLLIPAGEFKVVRTDQSALDGIPVGPAIGILGAPDDLPAPGALINSSWTACIDDGTGAAVALSDDPMAAISTGTGAVVQRGEDLFVVADGLRYAVAPDDANAVLRAVGLGASEILEVDGRWLNLFASGDELAPIDINGFGAAVAGTELTAGEIVHTQGSPAEERYVALASGELAQLSPLAYQLYLLGSGQQAREVEVSPADVGDIPTIPNLGGADWPTQPLIPLANGETPCAVLGDDARTVLGATADELPDERSRVDVTVGAGALVEVTDGSEGAVGMAVLIDESGTAYAIPGATLDEGSEDAATGAITQLGYSLSDVGQVSDAWIEFFAAGPALTAEAARETPGSGTN; translated from the coding sequence ATGGCCACCAAGAAGGATCTGATCGAGGCCCAGGGCTTCAGCCGCCGCCGACTGCTGTCGGCCTTCACGGGTGGCGCGCCGGGCGGCAAGGAGCTCGATCCGGCGAAGCCGCTGCGCGCGGTCGTGGCGGGTGTCGCACTCACCGTGGGAGTGATCCTGGTCGGCGTCTTCTGGGGAATCATGCAGCCGGGCCTTCCCGGCGACTGGCAGAACAACCGGCTGATCGTGGCCACCGACACCGGTTCTCGGTACGTGTCGGTCGAGGGCACGCTCTATCCGGTGATCAACACGGCGAGTGCACGTCTGCTGATCCCTGCAGGCGAATTCAAGGTGGTTCGCACCGACCAGTCGGCGCTCGACGGGATTCCGGTCGGCCCTGCCATCGGCATCCTCGGCGCTCCCGACGATCTCCCCGCCCCCGGCGCGCTCATCAACTCCTCGTGGACGGCCTGCATCGACGACGGCACCGGCGCGGCAGTCGCACTCTCGGACGACCCGATGGCGGCGATCTCGACCGGCACGGGTGCCGTCGTCCAGCGCGGCGAAGACCTGTTCGTGGTCGCGGATGGACTGCGCTACGCGGTAGCCCCCGATGATGCGAACGCAGTGCTGCGCGCGGTCGGTCTCGGAGCGAGCGAGATCCTCGAGGTCGACGGACGCTGGCTCAACCTCTTCGCGTCGGGTGACGAGCTCGCCCCGATCGACATCAACGGCTTCGGAGCCGCGGTGGCAGGCACCGAGCTCACCGCAGGAGAGATCGTCCACACGCAGGGCAGCCCTGCGGAGGAGCGGTACGTCGCCCTGGCCTCCGGCGAGCTCGCACAGCTCAGCCCCCTCGCCTACCAGCTCTACCTGCTCGGCAGCGGCCAGCAGGCTCGCGAGGTCGAGGTCTCGCCGGCCGACGTGGGCGACATCCCGACCATCCCGAACCTGGGCGGCGCCGACTGGCCCACCCAGCCCCTGATTCCGCTGGCGAACGGTGAGACGCCGTGCGCTGTGCTGGGCGACGACGCCCGCACGGTTCTCGGAGCCACCGCCGACGAGCTTCCGGACGAGCGCTCACGCGTCGACGTCACCGTCGGCGCCGGTGCGCTCGTCGAGGTGACCGACGGTTCGGAGGGCGCGGTGGGCATGGCGGTGCTGATCGATGAGTCGGGAACCGCATACGCGATTCCCGGAGCGACCCTCGACGAGGGATCCGAAGATGCCGCGACCGGCGCGATCACTCAGCTCGGATATTCGCTCTCCGACGTCGGTCAGGTCTCAGACGCCTGGATCGAGTTCTTCGCGGCGGGCCCCGCGCTCACCGCCGAGGCCGCACGGGAGACCCCGGGCTCCGGAACGAACTGA
- the eccD gene encoding type VII secretion integral membrane protein EccD, translating into MSQSSATAGTVLRLSVVSDDRRLDVGVPSQVPLIEIIPGFARSLGVLDPTLTHGGYALQRADGTPLDPSRGAAAQGVHEGELLTLVRGGLTSEPRVYDDVVEAVIDATAEQHGSWTPADSSRTALFISMTFLALCALLLVATPPTSLIPAIIAGSGAVVLSVAAAVLMRLRQPEAGHALGLAAAAYGGLAGYLAVPTQSIWGWPLAAMGLGLVIVGGIGLAVTQDKPEIHLVPITLGAAIGVTATAAALFGDTLAPYAIMLATTALLANGIPWLALSSTRIRVISPQSDADMFSAPEPIDADEVKRRAAAGTRTLISLRAALGLAALIATPLVAASGAFGAVLCVLAFVGMMFQSRQIHARLGVLVLMAIGAIGLAATGVTVALALPDVRTWMLLVLVVATVILVGLTLLTPRARLRLTRLGDTVEVVALALLLPLGVITAGLV; encoded by the coding sequence ATGTCTCAGAGCAGCGCCACGGCAGGCACCGTGCTGCGACTTTCCGTCGTCAGCGATGACCGGCGGCTCGATGTCGGCGTGCCGTCTCAGGTGCCGCTGATCGAGATCATCCCCGGCTTCGCGCGCAGCCTCGGCGTGCTCGATCCCACGCTCACGCACGGCGGATACGCCCTGCAGCGCGCGGACGGCACTCCCCTCGATCCGTCGCGGGGCGCCGCCGCACAGGGCGTGCACGAGGGCGAACTCCTCACGCTCGTGCGCGGGGGGCTCACCAGCGAGCCTCGCGTCTACGACGACGTCGTCGAGGCCGTGATCGATGCGACCGCCGAGCAGCACGGATCCTGGACTCCGGCCGACAGCTCGCGCACCGCGCTCTTCATCAGCATGACCTTCCTCGCGCTGTGCGCGCTTCTGCTGGTGGCCACTCCCCCGACCTCACTGATCCCCGCCATCATCGCGGGCTCCGGCGCCGTGGTGCTGAGCGTCGCGGCAGCTGTGCTCATGCGGCTGCGTCAGCCCGAAGCGGGTCACGCTCTGGGCCTCGCCGCCGCCGCATACGGCGGCCTGGCCGGCTACCTCGCCGTCCCGACGCAGAGCATCTGGGGCTGGCCCCTCGCTGCGATGGGCCTCGGCCTCGTCATCGTCGGGGGCATCGGCCTCGCCGTGACGCAGGACAAGCCCGAGATCCACCTCGTGCCCATCACCCTCGGCGCCGCGATCGGCGTCACCGCGACTGCTGCGGCCCTCTTCGGCGACACGCTCGCCCCGTACGCGATCATGCTGGCGACGACGGCGCTGCTCGCCAACGGCATCCCCTGGCTCGCCCTGAGCTCCACCCGCATCCGCGTGATCTCGCCCCAGAGCGACGCCGACATGTTCTCGGCCCCCGAGCCGATCGATGCCGACGAGGTGAAGCGGCGCGCGGCCGCAGGCACCCGCACACTCATCTCACTGCGTGCGGCACTCGGCCTCGCGGCCCTCATCGCGACACCGCTCGTCGCCGCGAGCGGAGCGTTCGGCGCCGTACTGTGCGTGCTCGCGTTCGTGGGCATGATGTTCCAGTCGCGGCAGATCCACGCCCGCCTCGGGGTGCTCGTGCTGATGGCCATCGGTGCGATCGGACTCGCTGCGACCGGCGTCACCGTCGCTCTCGCCCTGCCCGACGTGCGCACCTGGATGCTGCTGGTGCTGGTCGTCGCCACCGTCATCCTCGTCGGACTCACTCTGCTCACGCCCCGCGCACGGCTTCGCCTCACGCGACTCGGCGATACCGTCGAGGTCGTGGCGCTCGCCCTGCTCCTGCCCCTGGGCGTCATCACGGCTGGGCTCGTCTGA
- a CDS encoding S8 family serine peptidase, giving the protein MMQRRAKTLRAITAAGALALAAVVAVPSGAAAMSESGLWWFDRGRIQEAHDAGFDGTGIRIAVIDSQINPDVVGLRGANLTVDDSSYCRDATGQPYPAVSAEYDESSHGTQVVSMISGTGEAPPGGAPVMGVAPGAEVLFYSTGVLDGVTGEDGGDVECIQENGEELGDDGRFALDRAISDAAADGADIISVSSGSSINMRQGLADAYAAGAVVVAGMSNDDGISLWPAGLNGVVAVQAFGEDGKIQTGTNGTPNLADDVVVAAPGVGLLLQGTRESWDAQQIGSGTSFSTPIVAGFLAIVKQKYPDATAGQLIQSLIRNTGTKGEHEPQWSNSVGYGAASLTGMLAVDPTKYPDVNPLFDAEEPYAQPSAGDVAKAKAALEEGGQTAIPSDAPVAGDADPPLSTVTPWLIGGGALLVLLVVGGAILATVLTRSARRRAGEQGPNRES; this is encoded by the coding sequence ATGATGCAGCGCAGAGCGAAGACCCTCAGAGCGATCACCGCCGCCGGCGCATTGGCGCTGGCTGCGGTGGTGGCTGTGCCCTCGGGTGCTGCGGCGATGTCGGAGTCGGGGCTGTGGTGGTTCGATCGCGGCCGGATCCAGGAGGCCCATGACGCAGGATTCGATGGGACCGGCATCAGGATCGCCGTCATCGACAGCCAGATCAACCCGGATGTCGTCGGGCTGCGCGGGGCGAACCTCACCGTCGACGATTCCTCGTACTGCCGCGATGCGACCGGTCAGCCGTATCCCGCGGTGTCCGCCGAGTACGACGAGTCCTCCCACGGCACACAGGTCGTCTCGATGATCTCCGGTACCGGCGAGGCGCCTCCGGGAGGCGCGCCCGTGATGGGCGTGGCACCCGGGGCCGAGGTCCTCTTCTACAGCACCGGGGTGCTCGACGGCGTCACCGGCGAAGACGGCGGTGACGTGGAGTGCATCCAGGAGAACGGCGAAGAGCTCGGCGACGACGGCCGTTTCGCGCTCGACCGCGCGATCTCCGACGCAGCGGCCGACGGCGCCGACATCATCTCGGTCTCGTCAGGGAGCAGCATCAACATGCGGCAGGGGCTCGCCGACGCCTACGCCGCCGGTGCGGTGGTGGTCGCCGGAATGTCGAACGACGACGGGATCAGCCTGTGGCCCGCCGGACTCAACGGAGTCGTCGCCGTCCAGGCGTTCGGCGAGGACGGCAAGATCCAGACGGGAACGAACGGCACGCCGAACCTCGCAGACGACGTGGTCGTGGCCGCGCCCGGTGTCGGGCTCCTGCTGCAGGGGACACGCGAGTCGTGGGACGCTCAGCAGATCGGCTCGGGCACGTCGTTCTCGACTCCGATCGTCGCGGGCTTCCTCGCGATCGTGAAGCAGAAGTATCCGGATGCGACCGCAGGTCAGCTGATCCAGAGCCTCATCCGCAACACGGGCACGAAGGGCGAGCACGAACCGCAGTGGAGCAACAGCGTCGGCTATGGGGCCGCGTCTCTCACCGGGATGCTCGCGGTGGACCCGACGAAGTACCCGGATGTCAATCCGCTCTTCGATGCGGAAGAGCCGTACGCGCAGCCGTCCGCCGGTGACGTCGCCAAGGCGAAGGCGGCTCTCGAGGAAGGCGGGCAGACCGCGATCCCGAGCGATGCGCCTGTCGCCGGCGACGCGGATCCTCCGCTCTCGACGGTCACGCCGTGGCTCATCGGCGGTGGGGCCCTTCTCGTGCTGCTGGTCGTCGGCGGCGCGATCCTCGCGACCGTCTTGACGCGCTCCGCGCGCCGACGGGCGGGTGAGCAGGGTCCGAATCGCGAGAGCTGA
- a CDS encoding WXG100 family type VII secretion target → MADVISAEEGALRRGAQAVRETKSGIDQQTKKVRSEIEQLRGFWTGAAAASFTTLMSRWDEQARQLNEVLVTLEDALAGTERDQAATEEAHQQTISGLGSMMSGA, encoded by the coding sequence ATGGCTGATGTCATCTCCGCAGAAGAAGGGGCTCTGCGCCGCGGAGCCCAGGCGGTGCGGGAGACCAAGTCCGGGATCGACCAGCAGACCAAGAAGGTCCGCAGCGAGATCGAGCAGCTGCGCGGCTTCTGGACGGGTGCGGCAGCCGCATCGTTCACCACGCTGATGTCCCGCTGGGACGAGCAGGCTCGTCAGCTCAACGAGGTCCTCGTGACCCTCGAAGATGCTCTCGCGGGCACCGAGCGCGACCAGGCAGCGACCGAAGAGGCGCACCAGCAGACCATTTCGGGCCTCGGCTCGATGATGTCGGGCGCCTGA
- a CDS encoding WXG100 family type VII secretion target, which yields MSVRPEQVNALAAQIRSGSQGIRSELDRLESEVGKLRAAWDGSAQQAYDQAQAKWNRSLSEMQQLLTQIAGKTEEISGQYVQTDKSAAGRFGA from the coding sequence ATGTCAGTTCGCCCGGAGCAGGTCAACGCTCTGGCAGCTCAGATCCGCAGTGGCTCGCAGGGCATCCGCTCCGAGCTCGATCGCCTCGAGTCCGAGGTCGGCAAGCTCCGCGCCGCGTGGGACGGTTCTGCTCAGCAGGCCTACGACCAGGCTCAGGCGAAGTGGAACCGCTCGCTGAGCGAGATGCAGCAGCTGCTCACGCAGATCGCCGGAAAGACCGAGGAGATCTCGGGCCAGTACGTGCAGACCGACAAGTCGGCTGCCGGGCGGTTCGGGGCCTGA
- a CDS encoding S8 family serine peptidase, translating into MRRPHRLIAVLSAVAMSAAFAVPSNAVADDLSSGLWWFDRGNVQEAHDAGFDGSDVTIAVIDSQINPDVVGLRGADLQVPENTYCHDAAGAPIPAVSSDYAAAEHGTSVVSMILGTGEAPAGGVPVEGAAPGATVKYYSAGLEDPQTGEVSCALENGEQSTTDYTGASAEAMSLAISDAVDDGADIISISSGGYVSIVGGIAKAVAAGVPIIASLPNEGGVGGQPAGMNGVVAVQAFGADGAIATWPSGDPNLSDDVGTAAPGIGVLVQGTEASWDQQQLVRGTSFATPIVSGFLAVVKQKYPEATGNQLLQSLIHNSGTKGEHEPEWNNSTGYGAASLTGMLAVDPTKYPDENPFFDPDDSNAFPNADDVAKAEAEFGFGSTPEPTETNAASEQPAADGTDMMPWAIGGGVVLLVLLAGGIVLAVALTRSSKRRTDHTGGQS; encoded by the coding sequence ATGAGGCGTCCGCACCGGCTCATCGCGGTGCTCAGCGCTGTGGCGATGAGCGCCGCGTTCGCCGTGCCGTCGAACGCGGTCGCCGACGATCTCAGCTCGGGCCTCTGGTGGTTCGACCGCGGAAACGTGCAGGAGGCGCACGATGCCGGGTTCGACGGCTCCGACGTCACGATCGCGGTGATCGACTCGCAGATCAACCCCGACGTCGTCGGGCTGCGCGGTGCGGATCTGCAGGTGCCCGAGAACACCTACTGCCATGACGCCGCCGGTGCTCCCATCCCCGCGGTGTCGTCGGACTACGCGGCCGCCGAGCACGGCACGTCCGTCGTGTCGATGATCCTGGGCACAGGTGAGGCTCCCGCCGGCGGCGTGCCGGTCGAGGGAGCAGCGCCCGGTGCGACGGTGAAGTACTACTCGGCCGGCCTCGAGGATCCGCAGACGGGCGAGGTGTCGTGTGCGCTCGAGAACGGCGAACAGTCGACGACCGACTACACCGGGGCATCCGCCGAGGCGATGTCCCTGGCCATCTCCGACGCGGTCGATGACGGTGCCGACATCATCTCGATCTCCAGCGGCGGCTACGTCTCCATCGTCGGGGGGATCGCGAAGGCCGTCGCGGCCGGAGTCCCGATCATCGCGAGCCTGCCGAATGAAGGCGGTGTCGGCGGCCAGCCCGCCGGCATGAACGGTGTGGTCGCCGTGCAGGCGTTCGGTGCGGACGGAGCGATCGCGACCTGGCCGAGCGGAGACCCCAACCTGAGCGATGACGTGGGGACGGCCGCGCCCGGGATCGGAGTTCTGGTGCAGGGCACCGAAGCGTCCTGGGACCAGCAGCAACTGGTCAGGGGAACGTCGTTCGCGACGCCGATCGTCTCCGGGTTCCTCGCGGTGGTCAAGCAGAAGTACCCCGAGGCCACGGGCAACCAACTGCTCCAGAGCCTGATCCACAATTCGGGGACCAAGGGTGAGCACGAGCCCGAGTGGAACAACAGCACCGGCTACGGTGCCGCGTCGCTGACCGGGATGCTCGCGGTCGACCCCACGAAGTACCCCGACGAGAATCCCTTCTTCGACCCGGACGACAGCAACGCTTTCCCGAACGCCGATGACGTGGCGAAGGCCGAGGCCGAGTTCGGCTTCGGCTCCACGCCGGAGCCGACGGAGACGAACGCCGCATCCGAGCAGCCCGCCGCAGACGGCACGGACATGATGCCGTGGGCGATCGGCGGCGGTGTCGTCCTGCTCGTGCTGCTCGCCGGCGGGATCGTTCTCGCCGTCGCACTCACCAGATCTTCGAAACGACGCA